In a genomic window of bacterium:
- a CDS encoding Rrf2 family transcriptional regulator, translating into MAFLQVSRKVDYALRAVIHLAEEEANDRSCVLSEIAERERMPRQFLEKIVQQLIHAGLVKSRRGPRGGYALAKPAEQMTFRDVIEAVEGPISLNVCVGDHPDCFLLGACGMNRVWAEGQRRVVDLFENTTIASVSQPPAFDPSKALAKAQTT; encoded by the coding sequence ATGGCGTTCCTTCAGGTGAGCCGTAAGGTGGACTATGCCCTTCGGGCCGTCATCCACCTCGCCGAGGAAGAGGCCAACGACCGCAGCTGCGTCCTTTCCGAGATCGCGGAGCGGGAGCGCATGCCCCGGCAGTTCCTCGAGAAGATCGTGCAGCAGCTGATCCACGCCGGACTGGTGAAGTCCCGCCGCGGGCCGCGCGGCGGCTACGCGCTGGCCAAGCCCGCGGAGCAGATGACCTTCCGGGACGTGATCGAGGCCGTCGAAGGTCCCATCTCCCTGAACGTCTGCGTGGGCGACCATCCCGACTGCTTCCTCCTGGGCGCATGCGGCATGAACCGCGTATGGGCCGAGGGCCAGCGGCGGGTGGTCGATCTCTTCGAGAACACGACGATCGCCTCGGTCAGCCAGCCCCCGGCGTTCGATCCGTCGAAGGCCCTGGCGAAGGCGCAGACGACCTGA
- a CDS encoding acyl carrier protein, translated as MTTRVDERARERDVAVGFAERIELRVRAVVADVLGVSSDVLDSSVSLVDDLAADSLDLAELAVALETAFGLPFEESAFDEVRTYEELVALVMRAGRGVPLPAELAIRAAIMAPGGDPQHPVRHTGPFTPYAAQALADEALHAGRGTRLEVRVRPPSPTAVDVVGARLAWLCGRGIDVVVRPDQTTGARALRL; from the coding sequence ATGACGACACGCGTGGACGAGCGCGCTCGCGAGCGTGACGTCGCCGTCGGCTTCGCCGAGCGCATCGAGCTGCGTGTGCGCGCCGTGGTCGCCGACGTGCTCGGCGTCTCGTCCGACGTGCTGGATTCCTCGGTGTCGCTGGTCGACGATCTCGCCGCCGACTCGCTCGATCTCGCCGAGCTGGCAGTCGCCCTCGAGACCGCGTTCGGGCTGCCGTTCGAGGAATCGGCCTTCGACGAGGTGCGTACCTACGAGGAGCTCGTCGCGCTCGTCATGCGCGCGGGCCGCGGCGTTCCGCTGCCCGCCGAGCTCGCCATCCGCGCGGCCATCATGGCTCCCGGGGGCGATCCGCAGCATCCCGTTCGGCACACGGGACCGTTCACCCCGTACGCTGCCCAGGCGCTCGCCGACGAAGCGTTGCACGCGGGGCGGGGGACGCGGCTCGAGGTCCGGGTGCGGCCGCCGTCGCCGACGGCCGTCGACGTGGTCGGAGCCCGCCTCGCCTGGCTGTGTGGCCGCGGTATCGACGTCGTCGTGCGGCCCGACCAGACGACCGGCGCACGCGCGCTGCGACTCTGA
- a CDS encoding leucyl aminopeptidase, which yields MPTSEPLATLPTLRAVKATPSGVRADLLVVPVRDGGVAEAVKPLGRALAAALAKRAKESDLRGRVDELLLHPREGGMVALLGIGAGNGADAWRRAGARARREAERIGARRVAVWAGTYAGDAGVLGAIAEGFALAGYRFDGYRSETRPPRAESLLLASDLLTKPAVARPALDAVASVVTAVFAARDLVNEPPSIGTPRHLAEHARRLCAGASTLSAESWDAKRIAKEGLAGLQGVARGSAEEPRFVTLRHAGKGATKRIALVGKGVTFDSGGLSLKPAKSMETMKYDMAGGAAVLSAVAAAAALELPVDVTAYVPATENLPGGRAQKPGDVIRYANGRTVEVLNTDAEGRLVLADALLVAGRSRPDAIVDLATLTGAARIALGSLYACLLANDQPLAEALLAAGRTSGELCWQLPLVREYRDDIKSPVADLKNVGGGEAGTIIGALFLAEFVGTTPWAHLDIAGPAFAERELPLASRGATGYGVRLLVEYLRGVAAG from the coding sequence GTGCCGACGTCCGAACCGCTCGCCACCCTGCCCACCCTCCGCGCCGTCAAGGCGACCCCGTCCGGCGTGCGCGCCGATCTCCTCGTCGTGCCGGTGCGCGACGGTGGCGTCGCCGAAGCGGTGAAGCCGCTCGGGCGTGCTCTCGCCGCGGCCCTCGCGAAGCGGGCGAAGGAGAGCGATCTGCGCGGCCGCGTCGACGAGTTGCTGTTGCACCCGCGCGAGGGCGGCATGGTGGCGCTGCTCGGCATCGGCGCCGGCAACGGCGCGGACGCGTGGCGCCGCGCCGGTGCGCGCGCCCGGCGCGAGGCCGAGCGCATCGGCGCCCGTCGCGTCGCCGTATGGGCTGGCACGTACGCCGGAGACGCCGGAGTCCTCGGAGCGATCGCCGAGGGCTTCGCGCTCGCGGGCTATCGGTTCGACGGCTACCGCTCCGAGACGCGCCCGCCGCGCGCCGAGTCGCTACTGCTTGCGAGCGACTTGCTGACGAAGCCGGCCGTGGCGCGGCCGGCGCTCGACGCCGTCGCCAGCGTCGTCACGGCGGTGTTCGCCGCCCGTGACCTCGTGAACGAGCCGCCGTCGATCGGCACGCCGCGCCACCTGGCCGAGCACGCCCGCCGCCTTTGCGCGGGCGCGAGCACGCTGAGCGCCGAAAGCTGGGATGCGAAGCGCATCGCCAAGGAGGGGCTTGCGGGGCTGCAGGGGGTCGCGCGCGGCAGCGCCGAGGAGCCGCGCTTCGTCACGCTCCGCCACGCCGGCAAGGGCGCCACGAAGCGCATCGCGCTCGTCGGCAAGGGCGTCACGTTCGACTCCGGCGGCCTGTCGCTGAAGCCGGCGAAGTCGATGGAGACGATGAAATACGACATGGCGGGAGGCGCTGCGGTGCTCTCCGCCGTGGCCGCGGCCGCGGCGCTCGAGCTGCCGGTCGACGTCACCGCTTACGTGCCGGCGACGGAGAACCTCCCCGGCGGACGTGCACAGAAGCCGGGCGACGTCATCCGCTACGCCAACGGGCGTACCGTCGAGGTGTTGAACACCGACGCGGAGGGCCGCCTGGTGCTGGCCGACGCGCTGCTCGTCGCCGGCCGCAGCCGGCCCGATGCCATCGTCGACCTCGCGACGCTCACAGGCGCGGCGCGCATCGCGCTCGGCTCGCTGTATGCCTGCCTGCTCGCCAACGATCAGCCCCTGGCCGAGGCGCTTCTTGCGGCGGGTCGCACGTCCGGCGAGCTCTGCTGGCAGCTGCCGCTCGTGCGCGAGTACCGTGACGACATCAAGAGCCCGGTCGCCGACCTGAAGAACGTCGGTGGCGGCGAAGCCGGAACCATCATCGGCGCGCTGTTCCTTGCCGAGTTCGTCGGCACGACGCCGTGGGCGCACCTCGACATCGCGGGTCCGGCGTTCGCCGAGAGGGAGCTGCCGCTCGCCTCGCGCGGCGCCACCGGCTACGGCGTGCGCCTGCTCGTCGAGTATCTGCGCGGCGTCGCCGCGGGCTGA
- a CDS encoding CCA tRNA nucleotidyltransferase, producing the protein MTTTDRAKATAAADVVRRLRAKGHEAWLAGGSVRDGLLGRPPEDYDVATSATPETVRRLFERTVPVGMRFGVILVLDGPHRFEVATFRSDAAYVDGRRPSAVHFGTAEQDAERRDFTINALLADPFTGEIIDYVGGRDDLRAGVIRAIGDPHARIAEDRLRMLRAVRFAARLGFTIHPDTRAAIRAAAPTVLDMAAERIGDEIAKMLTEGSARRAFELLDDTGLLRVVLPEVAAMRGVAQSPDFHPEGDVWRHTLLLLQQLPAGAAETLAFGALFHDVAKPLCAGMHRGRRTFYGHCERGADVAAAVLQRLRRSRDTWERVAWLVKNHLRPVQAPAMRLATLKKMLAEDGFEELMRLCRLDALSASLDLQYVLFCEERRAAFAIQQLRPPRLLGGDDLMALGYARGPTIGRILHALEDAQLEGEVSTRAEAEAWVRTRFPPPA; encoded by the coding sequence ATGACGACGACCGACCGCGCCAAGGCAACGGCTGCGGCTGACGTCGTCCGGCGCCTCCGCGCGAAGGGCCACGAGGCGTGGCTCGCGGGCGGCTCCGTGCGCGACGGCCTCCTCGGCCGCCCGCCGGAGGACTACGACGTCGCGACGAGCGCCACGCCGGAGACGGTCCGCCGACTGTTCGAGCGCACCGTCCCGGTCGGGATGCGGTTCGGCGTCATCCTCGTCCTCGACGGCCCGCACCGCTTCGAGGTCGCGACCTTCCGCTCCGACGCGGCGTACGTCGACGGCCGTCGCCCGTCGGCGGTGCACTTCGGCACCGCGGAGCAGGACGCCGAGCGCCGCGACTTCACGATCAACGCGCTCCTCGCCGATCCGTTCACCGGTGAGATCATCGACTACGTCGGCGGCCGCGACGACCTGCGCGCCGGTGTGATCCGCGCGATCGGCGATCCGCATGCGCGCATCGCCGAGGACCGCCTGCGCATGCTGCGCGCGGTGCGCTTCGCCGCGCGCCTCGGCTTCACCATCCACCCGGATACCCGCGCGGCCATCCGCGCGGCGGCGCCGACGGTCCTCGACATGGCGGCCGAGCGCATCGGCGACGAGATCGCGAAGATGCTCACCGAGGGCAGCGCGCGGCGCGCGTTCGAGCTGCTCGACGATACGGGCCTCCTGCGCGTCGTGCTGCCGGAAGTGGCGGCCATGCGGGGCGTCGCGCAATCCCCGGACTTCCACCCCGAGGGCGACGTCTGGCGCCACACGCTGCTGCTCCTCCAGCAGCTGCCGGCGGGTGCCGCGGAGACGCTGGCCTTCGGGGCCCTCTTCCACGACGTCGCGAAACCGCTCTGCGCCGGGATGCATCGCGGCCGCCGCACGTTCTACGGCCACTGCGAGCGCGGCGCCGACGTCGCCGCCGCCGTCCTCCAGCGCCTGCGGCGCAGCCGCGACACCTGGGAGCGCGTGGCCTGGCTCGTGAAGAACCATCTGCGTCCGGTGCAGGCCCCGGCGATGCGTCTCGCGACGCTGAAGAAGATGCTCGCCGAGGACGGCTTCGAGGAGCTGATGCGGCTCTGCCGTCTCGACGCGCTGTCGGCCAGCCTCGATCTCCAGTACGTCCTCTTCTGCGAGGAGCGGCGCGCGGCGTTCGCGATCCAGCAGCTCCGCCCGCCGCGGCTCCTCGGCGGCGACGACCTGATGGCGCTCGGCTACGCGCGCGGCCCGACGATCGGTCGCATCCTGCACGCGCTCGAGGACGCCCAGCTCGAAGGAGAGGTCTCGACGCGTGCCGAGGCCGAGGCCTGGGTACGGACCCGGTTCCCGCCGCCCGCCTGA
- a CDS encoding zinc-binding dehydrogenase: MGHEVVGTIARVGPGARARRVGERVVLNPWLSCGPRGITPPCAACVDGQYSICRNFAHGVIPPGIHTGNSSAATGGFAPFVPAHESMCIPIPDGVSDEEAVLADPFSVSLHAVLKRPPAPGAPVLVYGCGTLGLLSIPILRLLHPESRVIAVARFPHQRMLAERLGAHVVLAHEPVAELVRRIGAETDAEVLTPWYGMPWLYGGGGDVVYDSVGLPETVEVGIRVVAARGAVVVTGVEMPRRFEWTPLYFKEVAVIGSNAFGVETFEGRRWHAMEIYLELVRRGAIDATPILTHRYRLDQWRDAFLACGDQGGSGAVKVLFTYDDDRPRQGNGCG; the protein is encoded by the coding sequence CTGGGACACGAGGTGGTCGGAACCATCGCGCGCGTCGGACCGGGCGCGCGTGCGCGACGGGTCGGCGAGCGCGTCGTGCTGAACCCGTGGCTGTCGTGCGGGCCGCGGGGCATCACCCCGCCCTGCGCCGCGTGCGTCGACGGGCAGTACTCGATCTGCCGCAACTTCGCGCACGGCGTGATCCCGCCCGGCATCCACACCGGCAACAGCAGCGCCGCCACCGGCGGCTTCGCCCCGTTCGTGCCGGCGCACGAGTCGATGTGCATCCCGATCCCCGACGGCGTAAGCGACGAGGAAGCGGTGCTCGCCGACCCCTTCTCGGTTTCCCTGCACGCGGTCCTCAAGCGGCCGCCCGCCCCGGGTGCGCCGGTGCTGGTCTACGGCTGCGGCACCCTCGGCCTGCTCTCGATTCCGATCCTGCGCCTGCTCCATCCTGAAAGCCGCGTCATCGCGGTGGCGCGGTTCCCGCATCAGCGCATGCTCGCCGAGCGACTCGGGGCACACGTCGTGCTGGCGCACGAGCCGGTCGCGGAGCTGGTGCGCCGTATCGGTGCGGAGACCGACGCCGAGGTGCTGACGCCCTGGTACGGCATGCCGTGGCTCTACGGCGGCGGCGGCGACGTCGTGTACGACAGCGTCGGGCTGCCGGAGACGGTCGAGGTGGGCATCCGCGTCGTCGCGGCGCGCGGCGCCGTCGTGGTGACGGGCGTCGAGATGCCGCGACGCTTCGAGTGGACGCCGCTCTACTTCAAGGAGGTCGCGGTGATCGGCTCCAACGCCTTCGGCGTCGAGACCTTCGAGGGGCGCCGGTGGCACGCGATGGAGATCTACCTCGAGCTGGTCCGGCGCGGCGCCATCGACGCCACCCCGATCCTCACCCACCGCTACCGCCTCGACCAGTGGCGTGACGCCTTCCTCGCCTGCGGCGACCAGGGCGGCTCGGGCGCTGTGAAGGTACTCTTCACGTATGACGACGACCGACCGCGCCAAGGCAACGGCTGCGGCTGA
- a CDS encoding peptidylprolyl isomerase: MRIRAASSLLCAFALAVACAPPADKPAEKPTDAAAAEPAADAAKGTETVEDVAVVATYSGKKLTSADVLAEIDRLPGPSRAYLSAPDRKRQFVENIILNDLLFEEGKKQGYDKDPDIDRQIVDMRKRLVVQKLMRELQKPPEITDEQAKQYYDDNPSLYSTTQIKASHILVKDEETAKEIYAELEKEPSKFAEIAKEKSTDRTSGGRGGDLGKFAQGRMVPEFEKVAFSLEPNKLSEPVKTQYGWHIIIVTEREEGERKPFDQVKEQIRATMRNKALQDAMQTRFDDLKKGASLTIDETVLEGITPPPVTAGAPGAMSPHGGGH; the protein is encoded by the coding sequence ATGCGAATTCGCGCCGCATCGTCGCTGCTCTGTGCCTTCGCCCTCGCCGTCGCCTGTGCACCGCCGGCGGACAAGCCGGCCGAGAAGCCGACCGACGCCGCCGCCGCGGAGCCCGCCGCGGACGCAGCCAAGGGCACCGAGACGGTGGAGGACGTCGCCGTCGTCGCGACCTATTCCGGCAAGAAGCTCACCTCGGCCGACGTGCTCGCCGAGATCGACCGACTGCCCGGTCCGTCGCGCGCGTACCTGTCGGCACCCGACCGCAAGCGCCAGTTCGTCGAGAACATCATCCTGAACGACCTCCTCTTCGAGGAGGGCAAGAAGCAGGGCTACGACAAGGACCCCGACATCGATCGGCAGATCGTCGACATGCGCAAGCGGCTCGTCGTGCAGAAGCTGATGCGCGAGCTGCAGAAGCCGCCGGAGATCACCGACGAGCAGGCGAAGCAGTACTACGACGACAACCCGAGCCTCTACTCGACGACACAGATCAAGGCCTCGCACATCCTCGTGAAGGACGAGGAGACGGCGAAGGAGATCTACGCCGAGCTCGAGAAGGAGCCGTCGAAGTTCGCCGAGATCGCGAAGGAGAAGTCGACCGACCGTACGAGCGGTGGGCGCGGCGGCGACCTCGGGAAGTTCGCGCAGGGCCGCATGGTGCCCGAGTTCGAGAAGGTGGCGTTCTCGCTCGAGCCCAACAAGCTGAGTGAGCCGGTGAAGACGCAGTACGGCTGGCACATCATCATCGTCACCGAGCGCGAAGAGGGCGAGCGCAAGCCCTTCGACCAGGTAAAGGAGCAGATCCGCGCCACCATGCGGAACAAGGCGCTGCAGGACGCCATGCAGACGCGCTTCGACGACCTCAAGAAGGGTGCGAGCCTGACCATCGACGAAACCGTGCTGGAGGGCATCACGCCGCCCCCGGTCACGGCGGGAGCCCCCGGCGCGATGAGCCCGCACGGCGGCGGACACTGA
- a CDS encoding VanZ family protein → MMMWAAVISAFSSDRFSGEHTSAILLPVLQALLPGAHPHTLLAVHAGLRKAAHVTEYAILGALLVRALRGEGATPLRAALLAAGLGVVWAASDEMHQAFVPSRTAALGDVGFDTAGVLLGSLVWTLRGRRAPAAQLR, encoded by the coding sequence GTGATGATGTGGGCGGCCGTCATCAGCGCGTTCTCCTCCGACCGGTTCTCGGGCGAGCACACGAGCGCGATCCTGCTCCCCGTGCTCCAGGCGCTCCTGCCGGGCGCGCACCCGCATACGCTGCTCGCCGTCCATGCGGGCCTCCGCAAGGCGGCCCACGTCACCGAGTATGCGATCCTGGGCGCGCTCCTGGTCCGCGCGCTGCGCGGCGAAGGGGCGACGCCGCTGCGGGCAGCGCTGCTGGCGGCAGGACTCGGCGTCGTCTGGGCCGCCAGCGACGAGATGCACCAGGCCTTCGTGCCGTCGCGCACGGCGGCGCTCGGCGACGTCGGCTTCGACACGGCCGGCGTCCTCCTCGGCAGCCTCGTCTGGACGCTCCGCGGCCGGCGTGCGCCGGCGGCTCAGCTCCGGTAG
- a CDS encoding thioredoxin domain-containing protein — MSHRPTRHRVALAIALLGVAVSLATWWVGHGLATDASYTSFCNVGGAVNCDVVLGSRWSTFLGVPVSLWSVVLFTVGALAAFPGAFAGVASGFADLLLIGLASWSLGFALVLAAVAFAVLRNACLFCLTLDVIVVAWCIAVLPLVRDFAPSARVPLPRRRPAAYGVAGGALLLAVATGTIAAIRAPEEGPTTLAAIRSREPDFFRFYTGLPVVPPADVLGAATNAKGPTDAPVTIVEFSDFQCPACGAAFRDLHALTKANPNVRLVFRHYPLDSSCNPQMERALHPDACQAAAAAECAGQLGKFWEYHDLLFENQRTLDRDSLFRYARELGLDITAFRTCLDDPATMARVRADVATGEKLGVDSTPTIFVNGRRISGALDPRYFAMALVIEQDTKGRGAGAPPGDG; from the coding sequence ATGTCGCATCGCCCCACCCGCCACCGCGTAGCGCTCGCCATAGCGCTGCTCGGCGTGGCGGTGAGCCTGGCGACCTGGTGGGTCGGCCACGGCCTCGCCACCGACGCCAGCTACACCAGCTTCTGCAACGTCGGCGGCGCCGTGAACTGCGACGTCGTGCTCGGCAGCCGGTGGAGCACCTTCCTCGGCGTACCCGTGTCGCTCTGGAGCGTCGTGCTCTTCACGGTCGGGGCCCTCGCCGCGTTCCCCGGCGCGTTCGCCGGCGTCGCCAGCGGCTTCGCCGATCTCCTCCTGATCGGCCTCGCGTCCTGGAGCCTCGGCTTCGCGCTGGTCCTCGCCGCCGTCGCCTTCGCCGTGCTCCGGAACGCCTGTCTCTTCTGCCTGACGCTCGACGTGATCGTCGTCGCCTGGTGCATCGCCGTGCTGCCGCTCGTGCGCGACTTCGCGCCCTCGGCGCGCGTGCCGCTGCCGCGGCGCCGGCCGGCCGCGTACGGCGTCGCCGGCGGCGCACTCCTCCTCGCCGTCGCTACCGGTACCATCGCGGCCATCCGCGCTCCGGAGGAAGGCCCGACCACGTTGGCCGCAATCCGCTCCCGGGAGCCCGACTTCTTCCGCTTCTACACCGGGCTTCCCGTCGTCCCGCCGGCCGACGTGCTCGGCGCAGCGACGAACGCCAAGGGACCCACGGATGCGCCGGTCACCATCGTCGAGTTCTCCGACTTCCAGTGCCCGGCATGCGGCGCCGCTTTCCGCGACCTCCACGCGCTCACCAAGGCGAATCCCAACGTGCGGCTGGTGTTCCGCCACTATCCGCTCGATTCGAGCTGCAACCCGCAGATGGAGCGCGCGCTGCATCCCGACGCCTGCCAGGCCGCCGCGGCGGCCGAGTGCGCCGGGCAGCTCGGGAAGTTCTGGGAGTACCACGACCTCCTCTTCGAGAATCAGCGCACGCTCGATCGCGACAGCCTGTTCCGCTACGCGCGCGAGCTCGGTCTCGACATCACCGCGTTCCGCACCTGCCTCGACGACCCCGCGACGATGGCGCGGGTGCGAGCGGACGTCGCCACCGGCGAGAAGCTCGGCGTCGACTCGACGCCGACGATCTTCGTCAACGGCCGTCGCATCTCGGGCGCGCTCGACCCGCGCTACTTCGCGATGGCGCTCGTCATCGAGCAGGACACCAAAGGCCGCGGCGCCGGCGCGCCGCCAGGCGACGGCTGA
- a CDS encoding DsbA family protein, which yields MLRTPRSFLVSVLAFLVACGGGGSGAGGGGGNGATAAKVDADAVKKNVIEYFQQAVDTPGVAFSVTTLEDAEFPGWQKGNLEAQLGEQKQDVLFYITNDGKWLFRGEALDITIDPRTAIMQRVSLDQEPSRGPADAKVTIVEWSDFECPFCSRAHDIIEQEVLPAYEGKVRFVFKQLPLTQIHPWAEPAAIATECAFQQGNDQFWKLYTALFTNQKDIDKDNFWSKVEEYAKAAGDIDVAKLKTCYDARETLAAVEKDVKEAAEIGITSTPAFIVNGRRVNGAQSADAFKQVIDEELAGDKPS from the coding sequence ATGCTGCGCACCCCTCGGTCGTTTCTCGTCTCCGTCCTGGCGTTCCTCGTGGCCTGCGGAGGCGGCGGAAGCGGCGCCGGTGGGGGCGGCGGCAACGGCGCAACGGCGGCGAAGGTCGATGCGGACGCCGTCAAGAAGAACGTCATCGAGTACTTCCAGCAGGCCGTCGACACGCCCGGCGTGGCGTTCTCGGTCACCACGCTGGAAGACGCCGAGTTCCCCGGCTGGCAGAAGGGCAACCTCGAAGCCCAGCTCGGCGAGCAGAAGCAGGACGTCCTCTTCTACATCACCAACGACGGCAAGTGGCTGTTCCGCGGGGAGGCGCTCGACATCACGATCGACCCGCGCACGGCGATCATGCAGCGCGTCTCGCTCGACCAGGAGCCGTCGCGCGGCCCGGCCGACGCCAAGGTGACGATCGTCGAGTGGTCCGACTTCGAGTGTCCGTTCTGCAGCCGAGCGCACGACATCATCGAGCAGGAGGTCCTGCCCGCCTACGAGGGCAAGGTCCGCTTCGTCTTCAAGCAGCTTCCGCTCACGCAGATCCACCCCTGGGCGGAGCCGGCTGCGATCGCCACCGAATGCGCGTTCCAGCAGGGCAACGACCAGTTCTGGAAGCTCTACACGGCACTCTTCACCAACCAGAAGGACATCGACAAGGACAACTTCTGGTCGAAGGTGGAGGAGTACGCCAAGGCGGCCGGCGACATCGACGTCGCCAAGCTGAAGACCTGCTACGACGCGCGCGAGACGCTGGCGGCGGTGGAGAAGGACGTGAAGGAGGCGGCGGAGATCGGCATCACGTCGACGCCCGCCTTCATCGTGAACGGGCGGCGGGTGAACGGTGCGCAGTCGGCCGACGCCTTCAAGCAGGTGATCGACGAGGAGCTCGCGGGCGACAAGCCGAGCTGA
- a CDS encoding helix-turn-helix transcriptional regulator: MVRYALLGLLMEQADYGYRLKRRFDERVGTLWHLNIGQVYQTLRALQRAGLVNEIEGEPSNEPYPGRRMFALTGKGQRVLERWLHRPPVRPRPVRDETLIRLLVLEPARRGQAIARVVEQEQLYRREITRLQAQKRRLPHAEDGGSLVGHFGVEAALLHTEAHLKWLEYCRTYLERAAQQDVADDAATGDALDGVPPSLPHASLPHAEARPSA, encoded by the coding sequence ATGGTCCGCTACGCACTCTTGGGCCTGCTGATGGAGCAGGCCGACTACGGCTACCGTCTGAAGCGTCGCTTCGACGAGCGGGTCGGGACGCTGTGGCACTTGAACATCGGGCAGGTCTACCAGACGCTGCGTGCGCTCCAGCGCGCCGGCCTGGTGAACGAGATCGAGGGCGAGCCCAGCAACGAGCCCTACCCGGGCCGCCGCATGTTCGCGCTCACCGGCAAGGGGCAGCGCGTGTTGGAGCGCTGGCTGCACCGTCCGCCGGTGCGCCCGCGTCCCGTACGCGACGAGACCCTGATCCGCCTCCTGGTGCTGGAGCCGGCGCGGCGCGGGCAGGCGATCGCCCGCGTCGTCGAGCAGGAGCAGCTCTATCGCCGGGAGATCACGCGTCTGCAGGCACAGAAGCGGCGTCTGCCGCACGCCGAGGACGGCGGCAGCCTCGTCGGCCACTTCGGCGTGGAGGCGGCGTTGCTGCATACCGAGGCGCATCTCAAGTGGCTCGAGTACTGCCGCACCTACCTCGAGCGCGCCGCCCAGCAGGACGTCGCCGACGACGCCGCGACCGGCGACGCACTCGACGGTGTGCCGCCGTCGCTGCCCCACGCGTCGCTGCCGCACGCCGAGGCGCGCCCGAGTGCCTGA